A genomic stretch from Setaria italica strain Yugu1 chromosome VII, Setaria_italica_v2.0, whole genome shotgun sequence includes:
- the LOC101761973 gene encoding uncharacterized protein LOC101761973 has product MDMLKLEILDLSGNNAIQVLPSLSGATGLKTLILDGCAELDHVGPGLPPSLESFSFDAGAGDDGRSTAKISRITLAGCANLVDITLLGSLSKLEELDLSGTPVKILDLKKEIQVQNLQRIFLIGCKQLRSIIWPEKRMEQLRLVCIDTRQELVLTETSRDSLVCPEQEKYCHARVSVTDMRFFQSLVATDGEVFRWITTPFKLNLNLSCTSNDDGIFISRTKKHVRSSNLHKPLISMACLIYNDISIEEIATNKADGSSALQFEPQDLHVEIGQGAINTEVLNPQSTSARAIRFMMDRVMSLHVHDSCSITTIIPKHIASTGQEIHYPALKWCRVEKCPKLEVVFHTNYDGQEIYFKQLETFWAADLLMARSIWSRGRPFDGDDIKSFAKLQAIHLHMCPRLQFVLPLSWGDTLSSLETIHIVCCRDLKQVFPVESGFLKRVATGHPNGMLEFPKLKHLYLHDLSCLQQICEAKIFAPELETVRIRGCWGLRRLPATDRHRRHGRLVAVDCEKDWWDNLEWDGLDVGHQPSLFAPRHPTYYKKRLLRTTVLR; this is encoded by the coding sequence ATGGATATGTTGAAGCTGGAAATCCTTGACCTATCTGGAAACAATGCCATCCAAGTTTTGCCGAGCTTGTCTGGGGCAACTGGATTGAAAACTCTCATCCTAGATGGTTGTGCTGAGTTGGATCATGTTGGTCCAGGACTACCTCCATCACTTGAGTCATTCAGTTTCGATGCCGGAGCAGGGGATGATGGTCGCAGTACAGCTAAAATATCACGTATCACCTTGGCCGGTTGTGCAAACTTGGTGGACATAACATTGCTTGGATCCCTTTCAAAGCTTGAGGAGCTGGACCTCTCTGGCACACCGGTGAAAATTCTAGACCTGAAAAAGGAGATCCAAGTTCAAAATCTTCAACGAATCTTCCTGATAGGATGCAAGCAGCTCCGTTCAATTATTTGGCCAGAAAAAAGGATGGAACAACTGAGGTTAGTATGCATTGATACGCGACAGGAATTAGTGTTGACGGAAACATCACGTGATTCTCTTGTCTGCCCAGAGCAGGAAAAGTACTGCCATGCACGTGTTTCTGTCACAGACATGAGGTTCTTTCAGTCGTTGGTGGCAACAGATGGTGAAGTGTTTCGCTGGATCACTACCCCATTTAAGCTGAATCTCAACCTGTCGTGCACTAGCAATGATGATGGCATTTTTATTAGCAGGACTAAAAAACATGTTCGGTCGTCAAATCTACACAAGCCATTAATCTCCATGGCATGCCTCATCTACAATGACATCAGCATTGAAGAGATAGCTACTAATAAAGCTGATGGCAGTAGTGCGCTGCAGTTTGAGCCACAAGACCTCCATGTTGAGATCGGTCAGGGGGCAATCAACACTGAAGTGCTCAATCCACAAAGCACATCGGCCAGGGCTATAAGGTTTATGATGGACAGGGTCATGTCGTTGCACGTGCACGACAGTTGTTCCATCACCACTATCATCCCTAAGCACATTGCATCAACTGGCCAGGAAATTCATTACCCTGCTCTTAAGTGGTGCCGTGTGGAGAAATgcccaaagttggaagttgtcTTCCATACTAACTATGATGGCCAGGAAATTTATTTTAAGCAACTGGAGACCTTTTGGGCAGCTGATCTCTTGATGGCCCGTTCGATCTGGAGCAGAGGAAGGCCATTTGACGGGGACGACATTAAATCCTTTGCAAAACTGCAGGCCATACATCTGCACATGTGCCCCAGGCTCCAATTTGTCCTCCCGTTGTCATGGGGAGATACCTTGTCCAGCCTGGAGACCATCCACATAGTCTGCTGCCGTGACCTCAAACAGGTCTTCCCAGTGGAGTCTGGCTTTTTGAAGCGAGTCGCTACCGGGCATCCAAATGGCATGCTGGAATTCCCAAAGCTCAAGCACTTGTACCTGCACGATCTCTCCTGCCTGCAACAGATATGCGAGGCAAAAATATTTGCTCCGGAGCTGGAGACTGTCCGCATCAGGGGCTGCTGGGGCTTGAGGCGCCTCCCGGCCACTGACCGCCATCGTCGACACGGACGTCTTGTTGCTGTGGACTGCGAGAAGGACTGGTGGGACAACCTGGAGTGGGATGGGCTGGACGTCGGCCACCAGCCCTCCCTCTTTGCGCCACGCCACCCGACGTACTACAAGAAGCGATTGCTGAGAACCACGGTTCTCCGGTGA